One window of Gilliamella sp. B3022 genomic DNA carries:
- the metQ gene encoding methionine ABC transporter substrate-binding lipoprotein MetQ, producing MSIKKLAFITVLISSFFLTGCDNKQSTVSDNKSEEPAKVSMIKVGVISGPEQEVAEVVKQQAKDLYNLDVELVIFNDYVTPNQALNDGLIDINAFQHKPYLDEQIKERGYKLAVVGNSFVYPIASYSHKLKPIDNTTETGEGVKITSPRGETFFIAANSTITIPNDPTNLGRALLLLQHEGMITVDKTKGLLPTVLDITSNPYNYKIVELEAPMLPRSLDDAQVDLAIINNAFAGQANLTPSKDGIFVEDKESPYVNIIVAREADKDNENIKNFVKAYQTDIVAQKAEQIFNGGAIRGW from the coding sequence ATGTCTATTAAAAAACTAGCATTCATTACCGTATTGATAAGTTCATTTTTTTTAACTGGTTGTGATAATAAGCAATCAACAGTTTCAGATAATAAATCAGAAGAACCGGCTAAAGTTAGCATGATTAAAGTAGGCGTTATTTCTGGTCCTGAACAAGAAGTCGCAGAAGTGGTTAAGCAACAAGCCAAAGATCTTTATAATCTAGATGTTGAACTGGTAATTTTTAATGATTATGTCACACCAAATCAAGCATTAAATGATGGCTTAATTGATATTAATGCTTTTCAACATAAGCCTTATTTAGATGAACAAATAAAAGAACGCGGCTATAAACTAGCCGTTGTCGGTAACTCATTTGTTTACCCTATTGCTAGCTATTCTCATAAATTAAAACCAATTGATAATACAACAGAAACAGGAGAAGGTGTAAAAATAACATCACCTCGCGGTGAAACTTTCTTTATTGCCGCTAATTCAACGATTACCATTCCAAATGATCCAACTAATTTAGGTCGAGCATTACTCTTATTACAGCATGAAGGTATGATTACCGTTGATAAAACGAAAGGTTTACTACCTACTGTTCTTGATATTACAAGTAATCCTTATAACTACAAGATTGTTGAACTTGAAGCACCAATGCTACCGCGTTCATTAGATGATGCTCAAGTTGATCTTGCTATTATCAATAATGCTTTTGCAGGACAAGCAAATTTAACACCAAGCAAAGATGGCATATTTGTAGAGGATAAAGAATCACCATATGTTAATATTATTGTAGCTCGAGAAGCTGACAAAGATAATGAAAACATCAAAAACTTTGTTAAAGCCTATCAAACTGATATTGTAGCACAAAAAGCTGAGCAAATTTTCAATGGTGGTGCAATTCGTGGTTGGTAA
- a CDS encoding methionine ABC transporter permease has product MLFKMAQATDETLYMVILSGLWGTVIGLPIGILLYTTRKGQILDCYTANSTLSFITNVFRSIPFIILIVWIIPFTTFLMGTFIGKQAAVVPLSIGVSPLIARMIENALLDVPKGLIEAARSMGATPLQIIYKVLLPESLPVIVNSMTITLITLTGYIAMAGAVGAGGLGQLAIQYGYNGYKPAIMNTVLIILIVIVFIIQFIGNRIVRRVTHH; this is encoded by the coding sequence ATGTTATTCAAAATGGCACAAGCAACTGATGAAACATTATATATGGTTATTCTGTCAGGTTTATGGGGAACAGTGATAGGTTTACCTATTGGTATATTACTTTACACCACCCGTAAAGGACAAATTTTAGATTGTTATACAGCTAATAGTACGCTTTCATTCATTACTAACGTGTTCCGTTCCATACCTTTTATTATATTAATCGTTTGGATTATTCCATTTACCACATTTTTAATGGGAACTTTTATAGGTAAGCAAGCAGCAGTTGTTCCATTAAGTATTGGGGTTTCTCCATTAATTGCACGTATGATTGAAAATGCATTATTGGATGTACCTAAAGGACTAATTGAGGCTGCTCGTTCAATGGGTGCAACACCATTACAAATTATATATAAAGTTCTATTACCTGAATCATTACCGGTAATAGTCAATAGCATGACAATTACATTAATTACTCTTACCGGATATATTGCTATGGCTGGAGCTGTTGGTGCTGGTGGTTTAGGTCAACTTGCAATTCAATATGGTTACAACGGCTATAAGCCTGCTATAATGAATACGGTTTTAATTATATTAATTGTTATTGTTTTTATTATACAATTTATTGGCAATAGGATTGTCAGACGCGTTACGCATCACTAA
- the gmhB gene encoding D-glycero-beta-D-manno-heptose 1,7-bisphosphate 7-phosphatase encodes MKPAIFLDRDGTINIDYNYVHTIDKFHFIDGVIEAMQELKKMGFLLIITTNQSGIARNKFTEEQFNVLTEWMDWSLQDRGVDLDGIYYCPHDPLIDTCECRKPSPGMIQTAAKELNIDIANSYMVGDKISDLLSGKRAGVKKAVLVKTGDIITDEALSQADWVIDSLADLPSKIKIET; translated from the coding sequence ATGAAACCAGCTATTTTTTTAGATCGGGATGGTACCATTAATATCGATTACAATTATGTACATACAATTGATAAATTTCATTTTATTGATGGTGTCATTGAAGCAATGCAAGAACTCAAAAAAATGGGCTTTTTATTGATTATTACAACTAATCAATCAGGGATTGCAAGAAATAAATTCACAGAAGAACAATTCAATGTTTTGACTGAATGGATGGATTGGTCATTACAAGATCGAGGTGTTGATTTAGATGGTATCTATTACTGCCCACATGATCCTTTAATCGATACATGTGAATGTCGAAAGCCGAGTCCTGGTATGATTCAAACCGCAGCTAAAGAGCTAAATATAGATATTGCTAATTCATATATGGTTGGTGATAAAATTTCTGACTTATTATCAGGTAAACGTGCAGGTGTTAAAAAAGCAGTGTTAGTAAAAACTGGCGACATAATCACAGATGAAGCATTATCCCAAGCTGACTGGGTCATTGACAGCTTAGCGGATTTACCAAGTAAGATAAAAATCGAGACTTAA
- the tsaA gene encoding tRNA (N6-threonylcarbamoyladenosine(37)-N6)-methyltransferase TrmO, with the protein MMTYQIKPIGIIHSPYSEKFAVPRQPNLVTAGQGELHLLSPYNNPVSVKGLEQFSHLWLLFQFHHIEPEKWRLSVRPPRLGGNKTLGVFATRSPFRPNHIGLSAVELTDIVFKNKQIILKLGSIDLVDGTPIIDIKPYLPYCDSYPWAVAGYAQSEPEKKITVEFSPQAQLILTSYLSTYPHLKELITQVISQDPRPAYKQNNIEQQEYGLRLYQFNIKCKISNQHAIVEDIIMDNKK; encoded by the coding sequence ATAATGACATATCAAATCAAACCGATCGGTATTATTCATTCTCCCTACAGCGAAAAATTTGCTGTTCCTCGACAGCCAAATTTAGTTACCGCAGGTCAAGGTGAACTTCATCTATTATCACCTTATAATAATCCTGTTAGTGTTAAAGGATTAGAACAATTTTCACATTTATGGCTATTATTTCAATTTCATCATATTGAACCAGAAAAATGGCGTTTATCTGTACGTCCGCCGCGTTTAGGCGGTAATAAAACATTAGGAGTGTTTGCTACCCGATCACCTTTTCGCCCTAATCATATTGGACTTTCAGCTGTCGAATTAACAGATATTGTTTTCAAAAATAAGCAGATTATTTTGAAATTAGGCAGTATTGATTTAGTTGATGGAACACCAATTATCGATATTAAACCTTATTTACCCTATTGTGATAGTTATCCTTGGGCTGTTGCAGGTTATGCTCAATCAGAACCTGAGAAAAAAATTACAGTGGAATTTTCACCACAAGCACAATTGATTCTAACTTCATACCTATCAACTTATCCACACCTTAAAGAATTAATCACGCAGGTTATCTCTCAAGATCCAAGACCTGCTTACAAACAAAATAATATTGAGCAACAAGAATATGGGCTGAGACTTTACCAATTCAATATAAAATGTAAAATCAGTAATCAACATGCAATTGTTGAAGATATTATTATGGATAATAAGAAATAG
- the metN gene encoding methionine ABC transporter ATP-binding protein MetN — protein MIQLQHISKTFEHNKTPIHALKDITIHVPKGKIYGVIGKSGAGKSTLIRCVNLLEKPTSGKIFFDNQEITHLSNRKLIEVRRKISMIFQHFNLLSSRTVFDNIAFPLELDKTPKAVIKQKVTELIDLVGLTEKSHAYPANLSGGQKQRVAIARALASDPKVLLCDEATSALDPETTRSILALLKDINQKLGLTILLITHEMDVVKQICDQVAVISSGELIEQSSVGEMFSHAKTDIARQFIQSTLHLNIPEDYLARLSPEYKEGLNPLVSFEFTGVSVDLPLLSQIAKEFDIDSNIISAQMDYAGGVKFGLMLAELRGKPKSTASAIQFLEKNNTKVEVLGYV, from the coding sequence ATGATACAACTACAACATATTTCGAAAACATTTGAACATAATAAGACGCCAATTCATGCATTAAAGGACATTACAATTCATGTACCCAAAGGCAAAATTTATGGTGTTATTGGTAAGTCTGGTGCAGGAAAGAGTACACTTATTCGCTGCGTTAATCTTTTAGAAAAACCCACTAGTGGTAAAATATTTTTTGATAATCAAGAGATCACTCATTTATCAAATCGTAAGCTTATTGAAGTACGTCGAAAAATCAGCATGATTTTTCAGCATTTTAATTTACTGTCTTCACGCACAGTGTTTGATAATATTGCATTTCCACTTGAGCTAGATAAAACACCTAAAGCCGTTATTAAACAAAAAGTCACTGAACTTATTGATTTAGTTGGATTAACCGAAAAATCTCATGCCTATCCTGCAAATTTATCGGGTGGTCAAAAGCAACGTGTTGCGATAGCAAGAGCTTTAGCTAGTGATCCCAAAGTATTATTGTGTGACGAAGCAACCAGTGCGCTTGACCCTGAAACAACGCGCTCTATTTTGGCATTATTAAAAGATATCAATCAAAAACTAGGTTTAACCATTTTATTAATTACCCATGAGATGGATGTTGTTAAACAAATTTGTGATCAAGTTGCCGTTATTAGTAGTGGGGAATTGATTGAGCAATCATCGGTTGGAGAAATGTTTTCACATGCAAAAACGGATATTGCACGTCAATTTATTCAATCAACTTTACATCTTAATATTCCTGAAGATTATTTAGCAAGGCTATCGCCTGAATATAAAGAAGGACTTAATCCTTTAGTGAGTTTTGAGTTTACTGGAGTTTCAGTAGACTTACCTTTATTATCTCAAATTGCTAAAGAGTTTGATATTGATAGCAACATTATTAGTGCACAAATGGATTATGCAGGAGGTGTTAAATTTGGTTTAATGTTGGCTGAACTAAGAGGAAAACCCAAAAGCACAGCATCAGCAATTCAGTTTTTAGAAAAAAATAACACTAAAGTAGAGGTGCTTGGTTATGTTTGA